From a region of the Takifugu flavidus isolate HTHZ2018 chromosome 20, ASM371156v2, whole genome shotgun sequence genome:
- the si:busm1-57f23.1 gene encoding cystatin-M isoform X1 codes for MPLWMLLLCVAVQLCCAAQPVDEVITTKNVPLLGDWIQRSPDSPEVQEAAQQAVKMFNANSKNKRMFRLVAVTAAQSQVTNKINFRIQAVLGKTACLKAEDLDLSSCPGVRKQLSCRFQVTFDPRNQKHELQDHQCRKLKED; via the exons gtggatgttgctgctgtgtgttgctgtccagttgtgttgtgctgctcaGCCTGTGGACGAAGTCATCACAACCA AGAACGTTCCTCTTCTTGGCGACTGGATCCAGAGGAGCCCAGACTCGCCCGAGGTTCAGGAGGCGGCTCAACAAGCCGTGAAGATGTTCAACGCCAACTCCAAGAACAAGAGGATGTTCAGGCTGGTGGCGGTGACGGCGGCCCAGAGCCAg GTCACCAACAAGATCAACTTCAGGATCCAGGCCGTCCTGGGAAAGACCGCATGTCTGAAGGCTGAAGACCTGGACCTGAGCAGCTGCCCCGGGGTCAGGAAG cagctcagctgccGTTtccaggtgacctttgacccccggaACCAGAAACATGAGCTGCAGGATCACCAGTGCAGAAAACTGAAGGAGGATTAA
- the si:busm1-57f23.1 gene encoding cystatin-M isoform X2, translating to MPLWMLLLCVAVQLCCAAQPVDEVITTKNVPLLGDWIQRSPDSPEVQEAAQQAVKMFNANSKNKRMFRLVAVTAAQSQVTNKINFRIQAVLGKTACLKAEDLDLSSCPGVRKLSCRFQVTFDPRNQKHELQDHQCRKLKED from the exons gtggatgttgctgctgtgtgttgctgtccagttgtgttgtgctgctcaGCCTGTGGACGAAGTCATCACAACCA AGAACGTTCCTCTTCTTGGCGACTGGATCCAGAGGAGCCCAGACTCGCCCGAGGTTCAGGAGGCGGCTCAACAAGCCGTGAAGATGTTCAACGCCAACTCCAAGAACAAGAGGATGTTCAGGCTGGTGGCGGTGACGGCGGCCCAGAGCCAg GTCACCAACAAGATCAACTTCAGGATCCAGGCCGTCCTGGGAAAGACCGCATGTCTGAAGGCTGAAGACCTGGACCTGAGCAGCTGCCCCGGGGTCAGGAAG ctcagctgccGTTtccaggtgacctttgacccccggaACCAGAAACATGAGCTGCAGGATCACCAGTGCAGAAAACTGAAGGAGGATTAA